The genomic window CGATTCGCCCGCGGGCTGCTTCGCGGCGATCCGGCCGGACTCGCCGCGGCACGGTTCGTCGATCTCGAGTCGGAGTCGCCGGCGTCACGGCGTCCTCCGTCGGGCGAGGACGCGTCGTTCGCGGCGCTCGAGGGGGCAGACCGCCGATCGATCGTCGAGGACGTCGCCGCGACGGTTCCCGAGACGTGTCGCCGCCTCGCGCTCGTTCCCTGTCCCGCCGCCGAGAGCGTCCTGTGTATCCCGATCGCGACGCGACACGGCTACGACCGGTTTCGACCGGTCGGACCGCTCTATCGCTGGTTCGACGGAACCGCCGCGCCGCTGGACCATCCCGTGGATCTCGTCCCGATCCTCGAGTGCGAGGGCGCGTTCAGCGACGCCGCGCAGTCCGAGCGGATCCGCGGCGAGATCGCCGAGAGCGTCGCCAATCTGGCGCTCGCGCGGCTGGCCGCCGCCGTCCACGCGAGCGCCGTCGACCGCGACGCGGACGCGGACGAACCCCCGCTCGAGGCCGTCGCCGACGGGATTCCGGCGGCCGACGCCGCCGCCGCGTTCGAGCGGATCGTCACCGACGGCCATCCGTTCCACCCGAGCGGCAAGATCCGGCGCGGGATGACCCCCGCCGAGGGGCTCGCCTACGCGCCGGAGTTCACCGACCGGATCGACCTCCGGTTCGTCGCCGTCGAGCGGGAGTCAGCCCTCGAGACGCGGGCTCGCGATCACCCGACCGGCGATGAGCGCCTGACCGACCGCCTGCTCGCGACGTTCGCCGGACTCGAGGACGCGCTCGCTCGAGCGCTCCCGCCCGCCCGGACGCCGGACGAGTACGCCGTCGTTCCCGTGCATCCGCTCCAGTACCACCGGACGATTCCGGATCGGTACGCGGATCGGATCGCCGACGGTCGCGTCGCGCCGATTCCCGACTACGCACACCCGGCGACGCCGCAACTGAACCTCCGCACGGTGGTGCCGTACGACACCGATCGGACGGCGCACGTCGACGGACCGCTGCCGCGCCTCAAACTCGCGATCCCCGTCCAGACGACCAACGTCGTCCGGACGCTGTCGCCCCACGCCGTGGCGAACGGCCCGCAGGTGACCGACGTCGTGCGAGCGATCGACCGCCGAGAGTCGCTCGAGACGCTGGGGTTGCTGGCCGAGCCCGCAGCGGCGTGCTACTATCCGCCGGAGGGGCCCCATCCCAGCGGCGAGGGCTTCGACGACGCCCGCCACCTCTCGGGGTTGCTGCGGACGAGCCCCGAGGCCCACCCGCTCGTCCGGAACGGCCCCGACGGCGCGGTGTCGGTCGTCGCCTCGAGTCTCGTCGCCGACTCGCCGATCACGGGACGACCGCTCGTCCGCGATCTGATCGAGCGATACGGGGCGAGCCGAGAGACGACGAGCACCGCGGAGGCGGCCCCGGCGTTCCTCGAGCGGTATGCCGGCGTCGTCGTCCCCGAGCAACTCCTGTTGCTGTGCGAGTACGGCATCGCCCTC from Haloterrigena sp. KLK7 includes these protein-coding regions:
- a CDS encoding IucA/IucC family protein; protein product: MTGTNSGPRDRERLRTAAERATFGAATRYARQHGLSRPAETAYLEALADARREIAHRFARGLLRGDPAGLAAARFVDLESESPASRRPPSGEDASFAALEGADRRSIVEDVAATVPETCRRLALVPCPAAESVLCIPIATRHGYDRFRPVGPLYRWFDGTAAPLDHPVDLVPILECEGAFSDAAQSERIRGEIAESVANLALARLAAAVHASAVDRDADADEPPLEAVADGIPAADAAAAFERIVTDGHPFHPSGKIRRGMTPAEGLAYAPEFTDRIDLRFVAVERESALETRARDHPTGDERLTDRLLATFAGLEDALARALPPARTPDEYAVVPVHPLQYHRTIPDRYADRIADGRVAPIPDYAHPATPQLNLRTVVPYDTDRTAHVDGPLPRLKLAIPVQTTNVVRTLSPHAVANGPQVTDVVRAIDRRESLETLGLLAEPAAACYYPPEGPHPSGEGFDDARHLSGLLRTSPEAHPLVRNGPDGAVSVVASSLVADSPITGRPLVRDLIERYGASRETTSTAEAAPAFLERYAGVVVPEQLLLLCEYGIALESHLQNSLLVFDAADARPVATLVRDLGGIRIHGGRLEDRGLSVDPYPDSDLDADGEEDLHRKLYYALFQNHLAELVATISHELDVDERACWSRVREQCERAFDEIRAEGTVPDARVRRDERALFADPATHKALTAMRLRGKRHEYVTSEVSNPLVPSGR